One genomic window of Syngnathus acus chromosome 11, fSynAcu1.2, whole genome shotgun sequence includes the following:
- the c11h6orf136 gene encoding uncharacterized protein C6orf136 homolog isoform X2, whose protein sequence is MAVSRGGLLAFWVGCVRIHGRRQPITKHIRSRRQPIDLQRLCPTRPLSSASWALASPNRTRYQTVKQALVSHHHVSWPQGAAYLDDHWEEPLGLCVLVRPSEWSGLRTVVEIPLFGQTRLAEVPGSHESTDFSFLLTTVDGSREDDISIGGGGGGGGGGSSSSFRRSGAHGQNRQHSCFGSLFEAESCPAPFVYGSRFYCFHSPGTDATAGGGPNSRQGIGLERNKMEEFPCHPDPVYSRDVRTEGSQNERDNEGEQKLAVAYDRLRTELPNFFRKNHDYTMYSRDVEFINGLVNTKTRGRAIYRLSTSLWRLVCLFYFTDVRLEVLKLTKHVEDGTIKARWRLRGLPFLTLMLRFYRKDKSHLYSSYDAFSTFYIGRDGLIHCHQVEKVMPAQPPALPRVTSLLASALVALGVEENRPALNLLPSLLSSLRQLRQ, encoded by the exons ATGGCTGTCAGCAGAGGGGGTCTTCTTGCCTTCTGGGTGGGTTGTGTCCGCATCCATGGCAGAAGGCAGCCCATCACCAAGCACATCAGGAGTCGTCGTCAG CCGATCGATTTGCAGCGGCTCTGCCCAACCCGTCCTCTCAGCAGTGCATCATGGGCCCTGGCGTCGCCCAATCGCACGAGGTATCAGACGGTGAAGCAAGCGCTTGTGTCGCATCATCACGTCAGCTGGCCGCAGGGGGCCGCTTACCTGGACGACCACTGGGAGGAGCCGCTCGGCCTGTGCGTGCTGGTGCGGCCCAGTGAGTGGAGCGGCCTACGCACGGTGGTGGAGATCCCACTCTTTGGTCAGACAAGACTAGCGGAGGTTCCAGGAAGTCACGAGTCCACCGACTTTTCCTTCCTATTGACAACGGTGGACGGCAGCAGAGAGGATGACATCAgcatcggcggcggcggcggcggcggcggcggcggcagcagcagcagcttcaggagaaGCGGCGCGCACGGCCAAAATAGACAGCACAGCTGTTTCGGAAGCCTCTTTGAAGCCGAGAGTTGCCCCGCGCCCTTCGTGTACGGCTCTCGGTTTTACTGTTTCCATTCCCCGGGAACAGACGCCACGGCCGGCGGCGGCCCGAACTCTCGGCAGGGTATTGGATTGGAGAGAAACAAGATGGAGGAGTTTCCCTGTCATCCCGACCCTGTGTATAGTCGTGATGTAAGAACAGAGGGCTCGCAAAATGAAAGAGACAATGAAGGAGAGCAAAAGCTGGCCGTGGCATATGACAGACTAAGGACGGAG CTTCCAAATTTCTTTCGTAAGAATCACGACTATACCATGTACTCCCGTGACGTTGAATTCATCAACGGACTTGTCAACACCAAGACCAG GGGACGTGCGATCTACCGACTCAGCACTTCGCTGTGGCGCCTGGTGTGTCTGTTCTATTTCACCGACGTCCGGCTGGAGGTGCTGAAACTGACCAAGCACGTGGAAGACGGGACCATTAAGGCTCGCTGGAGGCTCCGGGGCCTTCCCTTCCTGACACTGATGCTTCGCTTCTACCGCAAAGACAAATCGCACCTGTACAG CTCCTATGACGCTTTCTCCACATTCTACATAGGACGCGATGGACTCATCCATTGTCATCAAGTCGAAAAG GTGATGCCAGCTCAGCCCCCGGCCCTGCCCAGAGTCACGTCCCTCCTGGCCAGTGCTTTAGTAGCTCTGGGGGTGGAGGAAAACCGACCCGCCCTCAATCTGCTGCCCTCCCTCTTGTCATCGCTGCGGCAGCTCCGACAAtg a
- the c11h6orf136 gene encoding uncharacterized protein C6orf136 homolog isoform X4: MAVSRGGLLAFWVGCVRIHGRRQPITKHIRSRRQPIDLQRLCPTRPLSSASWALASPNRTRYQTVKQALVSHHHVSWPQGAAYLDDHWEEPLGLCVLVRPSEWSGLRTVVEIPLFGQTRLAEVPGSHESTDFSFLLTTVDGSREDDISIGGSFRRSGAHGQNRQHSCFGSLFEAESCPAPFVYGSRFYCFHSPGTDATAGGGPNSRQGIGLERNKMEEFPCHPDPVYSRDVRTEGSQNERDNEGEQKLAVAYDRLRTELPNFFRKNHDYTMYSRDVEFINGLVNTKTRGRAIYRLSTSLWRLVCLFYFTDVRLEVLKLTKHVEDGTIKARWRLRGLPFLTLMLRFYRKDKSHLYSSYDAFSTFYIGRDGLIHCHQVEKVMPAQPPALPRVTSLLASALVALGVEENRPALNLLPSLLSSLRQLRQ; this comes from the exons ATGGCTGTCAGCAGAGGGGGTCTTCTTGCCTTCTGGGTGGGTTGTGTCCGCATCCATGGCAGAAGGCAGCCCATCACCAAGCACATCAGGAGTCGTCGTCAG CCGATCGATTTGCAGCGGCTCTGCCCAACCCGTCCTCTCAGCAGTGCATCATGGGCCCTGGCGTCGCCCAATCGCACGAGGTATCAGACGGTGAAGCAAGCGCTTGTGTCGCATCATCACGTCAGCTGGCCGCAGGGGGCCGCTTACCTGGACGACCACTGGGAGGAGCCGCTCGGCCTGTGCGTGCTGGTGCGGCCCAGTGAGTGGAGCGGCCTACGCACGGTGGTGGAGATCCCACTCTTTGGTCAGACAAGACTAGCGGAGGTTCCAGGAAGTCACGAGTCCACCGACTTTTCCTTCCTATTGACAACGGTGGACGGCAGCAGAGAGGATGACATCAgcatcggcg gcagcttcaggagaaGCGGCGCGCACGGCCAAAATAGACAGCACAGCTGTTTCGGAAGCCTCTTTGAAGCCGAGAGTTGCCCCGCGCCCTTCGTGTACGGCTCTCGGTTTTACTGTTTCCATTCCCCGGGAACAGACGCCACGGCCGGCGGCGGCCCGAACTCTCGGCAGGGTATTGGATTGGAGAGAAACAAGATGGAGGAGTTTCCCTGTCATCCCGACCCTGTGTATAGTCGTGATGTAAGAACAGAGGGCTCGCAAAATGAAAGAGACAATGAAGGAGAGCAAAAGCTGGCCGTGGCATATGACAGACTAAGGACGGAG CTTCCAAATTTCTTTCGTAAGAATCACGACTATACCATGTACTCCCGTGACGTTGAATTCATCAACGGACTTGTCAACACCAAGACCAG GGGACGTGCGATCTACCGACTCAGCACTTCGCTGTGGCGCCTGGTGTGTCTGTTCTATTTCACCGACGTCCGGCTGGAGGTGCTGAAACTGACCAAGCACGTGGAAGACGGGACCATTAAGGCTCGCTGGAGGCTCCGGGGCCTTCCCTTCCTGACACTGATGCTTCGCTTCTACCGCAAAGACAAATCGCACCTGTACAG CTCCTATGACGCTTTCTCCACATTCTACATAGGACGCGATGGACTCATCCATTGTCATCAAGTCGAAAAG GTGATGCCAGCTCAGCCCCCGGCCCTGCCCAGAGTCACGTCCCTCCTGGCCAGTGCTTTAGTAGCTCTGGGGGTGGAGGAAAACCGACCCGCCCTCAATCTGCTGCCCTCCCTCTTGTCATCGCTGCGGCAGCTCCGACAAtga
- the c11h6orf136 gene encoding uncharacterized protein C6orf136 homolog isoform X3, which yields MAVSRGGLLAFWVGCVRIHGRRQPITKHIRSRRQPIDLQRLCPTRPLSSASWALASPNRTRYQTVKQALVSHHHVSWPQGAAYLDDHWEEPLGLCVLVRPSEWSGLRTVVEIPLFGQTRLAEVPGSHESTDFSFLLTTVDGSREDDISIGGGGGGGGGGSSSSFRRSGAHGQNRQHSCFGSLFEAESCPAPFVYGSRFYCFHSPGTDATAGGGPNSRQGIGLERNKMEEFPCHPDPVYSRDVRTEGSQNERDNEGEQKLAVAYDRLRTELPNFFRKNHDYTMYSRDVEFINGLVNTKTSTSLWRLVCLFYFTDVRLEVLKLTKHVEDGTIKARWRLRGLPFLTLMLRFYRKDKSHLYSSYDAFSTFYIGRDGLIHCHQVEKVMPAQPPALPRVTSLLASALVALGVEENRPALNLLPSLLSSLRQLRQ from the exons ATGGCTGTCAGCAGAGGGGGTCTTCTTGCCTTCTGGGTGGGTTGTGTCCGCATCCATGGCAGAAGGCAGCCCATCACCAAGCACATCAGGAGTCGTCGTCAG CCGATCGATTTGCAGCGGCTCTGCCCAACCCGTCCTCTCAGCAGTGCATCATGGGCCCTGGCGTCGCCCAATCGCACGAGGTATCAGACGGTGAAGCAAGCGCTTGTGTCGCATCATCACGTCAGCTGGCCGCAGGGGGCCGCTTACCTGGACGACCACTGGGAGGAGCCGCTCGGCCTGTGCGTGCTGGTGCGGCCCAGTGAGTGGAGCGGCCTACGCACGGTGGTGGAGATCCCACTCTTTGGTCAGACAAGACTAGCGGAGGTTCCAGGAAGTCACGAGTCCACCGACTTTTCCTTCCTATTGACAACGGTGGACGGCAGCAGAGAGGATGACATCAgcatcggcggcggcggcggcggcggcggcggcggcagcagcagcagcttcaggagaaGCGGCGCGCACGGCCAAAATAGACAGCACAGCTGTTTCGGAAGCCTCTTTGAAGCCGAGAGTTGCCCCGCGCCCTTCGTGTACGGCTCTCGGTTTTACTGTTTCCATTCCCCGGGAACAGACGCCACGGCCGGCGGCGGCCCGAACTCTCGGCAGGGTATTGGATTGGAGAGAAACAAGATGGAGGAGTTTCCCTGTCATCCCGACCCTGTGTATAGTCGTGATGTAAGAACAGAGGGCTCGCAAAATGAAAGAGACAATGAAGGAGAGCAAAAGCTGGCCGTGGCATATGACAGACTAAGGACGGAG CTTCCAAATTTCTTTCGTAAGAATCACGACTATACCATGTACTCCCGTGACGTTGAATTCATCAACGGACTTGTCAACACCAAGACCAG CACTTCGCTGTGGCGCCTGGTGTGTCTGTTCTATTTCACCGACGTCCGGCTGGAGGTGCTGAAACTGACCAAGCACGTGGAAGACGGGACCATTAAGGCTCGCTGGAGGCTCCGGGGCCTTCCCTTCCTGACACTGATGCTTCGCTTCTACCGCAAAGACAAATCGCACCTGTACAG CTCCTATGACGCTTTCTCCACATTCTACATAGGACGCGATGGACTCATCCATTGTCATCAAGTCGAAAAG GTGATGCCAGCTCAGCCCCCGGCCCTGCCCAGAGTCACGTCCCTCCTGGCCAGTGCTTTAGTAGCTCTGGGGGTGGAGGAAAACCGACCCGCCCTCAATCTGCTGCCCTCCCTCTTGTCATCGCTGCGGCAGCTCCGACAAtga
- the c11h6orf136 gene encoding uncharacterized protein C6orf136 homolog isoform X1, whose product MAVSRGGLLAFWVGCVRIHGRRQPITKHIRSRRQPIDLQRLCPTRPLSSASWALASPNRTRYQTVKQALVSHHHVSWPQGAAYLDDHWEEPLGLCVLVRPSEWSGLRTVVEIPLFGQTRLAEVPGSHESTDFSFLLTTVDGSREDDISIGGGGGGGGGGSSSSFRRSGAHGQNRQHSCFGSLFEAESCPAPFVYGSRFYCFHSPGTDATAGGGPNSRQGIGLERNKMEEFPCHPDPVYSRDVRTEGSQNERDNEGEQKLAVAYDRLRTELPNFFRKNHDYTMYSRDVEFINGLVNTKTRGRAIYRLSTSLWRLVCLFYFTDVRLEVLKLTKHVEDGTIKARWRLRGLPFLTLMLRFYRKDKSHLYSSYDAFSTFYIGRDGLIHCHQVEKVMPAQPPALPRVTSLLASALVALGVEENRPALNLLPSLLSSLRQLRQ is encoded by the exons ATGGCTGTCAGCAGAGGGGGTCTTCTTGCCTTCTGGGTGGGTTGTGTCCGCATCCATGGCAGAAGGCAGCCCATCACCAAGCACATCAGGAGTCGTCGTCAG CCGATCGATTTGCAGCGGCTCTGCCCAACCCGTCCTCTCAGCAGTGCATCATGGGCCCTGGCGTCGCCCAATCGCACGAGGTATCAGACGGTGAAGCAAGCGCTTGTGTCGCATCATCACGTCAGCTGGCCGCAGGGGGCCGCTTACCTGGACGACCACTGGGAGGAGCCGCTCGGCCTGTGCGTGCTGGTGCGGCCCAGTGAGTGGAGCGGCCTACGCACGGTGGTGGAGATCCCACTCTTTGGTCAGACAAGACTAGCGGAGGTTCCAGGAAGTCACGAGTCCACCGACTTTTCCTTCCTATTGACAACGGTGGACGGCAGCAGAGAGGATGACATCAgcatcggcggcggcggcggcggcggcggcggcggcagcagcagcagcttcaggagaaGCGGCGCGCACGGCCAAAATAGACAGCACAGCTGTTTCGGAAGCCTCTTTGAAGCCGAGAGTTGCCCCGCGCCCTTCGTGTACGGCTCTCGGTTTTACTGTTTCCATTCCCCGGGAACAGACGCCACGGCCGGCGGCGGCCCGAACTCTCGGCAGGGTATTGGATTGGAGAGAAACAAGATGGAGGAGTTTCCCTGTCATCCCGACCCTGTGTATAGTCGTGATGTAAGAACAGAGGGCTCGCAAAATGAAAGAGACAATGAAGGAGAGCAAAAGCTGGCCGTGGCATATGACAGACTAAGGACGGAG CTTCCAAATTTCTTTCGTAAGAATCACGACTATACCATGTACTCCCGTGACGTTGAATTCATCAACGGACTTGTCAACACCAAGACCAG GGGACGTGCGATCTACCGACTCAGCACTTCGCTGTGGCGCCTGGTGTGTCTGTTCTATTTCACCGACGTCCGGCTGGAGGTGCTGAAACTGACCAAGCACGTGGAAGACGGGACCATTAAGGCTCGCTGGAGGCTCCGGGGCCTTCCCTTCCTGACACTGATGCTTCGCTTCTACCGCAAAGACAAATCGCACCTGTACAG CTCCTATGACGCTTTCTCCACATTCTACATAGGACGCGATGGACTCATCCATTGTCATCAAGTCGAAAAG GTGATGCCAGCTCAGCCCCCGGCCCTGCCCAGAGTCACGTCCCTCCTGGCCAGTGCTTTAGTAGCTCTGGGGGTGGAGGAAAACCGACCCGCCCTCAATCTGCTGCCCTCCCTCTTGTCATCGCTGCGGCAGCTCCGACAAtga